In the genome of Ptychodera flava strain L36383 chromosome 13, AS_Pfla_20210202, whole genome shotgun sequence, one region contains:
- the LOC139148545 gene encoding uncharacterized protein — MEIDVLIGADQYWNFVGNHIVRGAGPTAISSKFGYLLSGPTGKRGKLDSDINIHHVNVETHTDDDIRNWWNLELIGVKADSQNDENTDFETYRDTHLRVEMTVQSLMRRPCHITTTQTTSCSRVGSSYAHGRPTVNDYVNSQNRMISTNPPHDVPVLGLRWEPDSDKMTYSENNSEPIPNELITKRDVLSSSATLYDPLGFVAPVHIRAKLFVQSLWKRGLPWDEPLDAELNSQWIQIAADLNATRKTTINRQYFSGNQDNDDCEVHVFADASTTAYGAVVYLRSSSETSIVMAKARVAPTSDLSLPRLELMAALIGTRLSKFVINALSGKINITQRYLWSDSQIALYWINSVKKLPIFVSIASERSMVFRHIYKYCPSADNPADLLTRGITSDQLANSTLWWNGPTWLKENGDWPICELFDSAVHHIATTDDFMIEPHTQIDAEVADKMQHVEDLSRRSTENIGSSNTEIDPAIDVGIQYAVDITRFSSLDKLFRVTSYVFRFKSRLQRKRDTPSGAVSPDEIRHAEQIWIKDVQSEIYTDTIHSMRMNVKRFGPLVQQLNLFLDNEGTLRCGSRVHNAALDYVTKFPALLPSHHEFTKLVVLKAHERVFHGGVQSTVTQIRQQYWIPKIRRIVSKILHNCVTCLKVEGKPYTNPVQAPLPAYRVNITPPFSVTGVDFTGALLTKAIDGKQNKAYVCLFTCAVTRAIHLELVPDLTTKTFLLAFAVLLQDDPCLAECYPTTPRRTSLEPRRYAPCSTRLMFEIISHLSE; from the exons ATGGAAATTGATGTACTCATCGGAGCTGATCAATATTGGAACTTTGTTGGAAACCATATCGTGCGCGGGGCAGGTCCAACTGCAATATCATCTAAGTTCGGCTACTTGTTGTCCGGTCCTACTGGAAAGCGTGGGAAATTGGACTCTGACATTAATATTCATCACGTGAACGTAGAAACACACACCGACGATGACATACGAAACTGGTGGAATTTAGAGCTCATCGGAGTGAAGGCAGACtcgcaaaatgatgaaaataccgaCTTCGAAACATATCGGGACACTCATCTACGTGTTGAAATG ACGGTGCAGAGTCTGATGAGAAGGCCGTGTCATATTACAACGACGCAAACCACCTCATGCAGTCGTGTGGGTTCAAGCTACGCTCATGGACGTCCAACAGTGAACGACTATGTGAACTCGCAAAACAGGATGATATCTACGAACCCTCCCCATGATGTACCAGTACTCGGCCTGCGTTGGGAACCAGATAGCGACAAGATGACCTACTCAGAAAATAATAGCGAGCCTATTCCAAATGAATTGATAACGAAACGAGATGTTCTCAGTTCCTCCGCTACACTGTACGACCCACTGGGCTTCGTAGCTCCAGTTCACATCAGAGCTAAACTCTTTGTACAGTCACTATGGAAACGCGGGCTCCCTTGGGACGAACCGCTCGACGCTGAATTGAACTCTCAATGGATACAGATCGCAGCGGACTTGAATGCTACACGCAAGACGACAATAAACCGCCAATACTTCTCAGGGAATCAAGATAACGACGACTGCGAAGTTCATGTTTTCGCTGACGCCAGCACTACCGCCTACGGAGCTGTAGTTTATCTCCGCAGTTCAAGTGAAACTTCTATCGTTATGGCCAAGGCACGCGTCGCTCCAACGTCCGATTTGTCACTGCCTCGGTTAGAACTGATGGCCGCCCTGATTGGCACTCGACTCAGCAAATTCGTAATAAATGCTCTCTCCGGCAAGATAAACATTACACAGCGGTATCTCTGGTCGGACAGTCAAATTGCGTTGTATTGGATCAACAGTGTCAAGAAGCTGCCGATCTTCGTAAGCATCGCGTCAGAGAGATCAATGGTTTTTCGTCACATCTACAAATATTGCCCCTCCGCTGACAACCCAGCTGATTTGTTAACTCGAGGCATTACTTCTGATCAACTAGCCAATTCTACTCTATGGTGGAACGGCCCTACTtggttgaaagaaaatggagacTGGCCAATCTGTGAACTGTTTGATAGCGCAGTGCACCATATCGCTACAACGGACGACTTCATGATCGAGCCTCACACACAAATCGATGCTGAGGTTGCCGATAAAATGCAACACGTTGAGGATCTTTCTCGCCGATCCACTGAGAACATCGGCTCATCAAATACGGAAATCGACCCCGCAATTGACGTTGGCATACAATACGCGGTGGACATTACTCGTTTCAGCTCGTTAGACAAACTATTCCGCGTTACTTCGTATGTATTTCGTTTCAAATCTCGACTGCAGCGAAAGAGAGACACGCCGTCAGGAGCAGTCTCACCGGACGAGATACGACATGCTGAACAGATCTGGATTAAAGACGTACAATCTGAGATATATACAGACACTATTCATTCCATGAGGATGAATGTGAAGAGGTTCGGACCGTTGGTTCAACAACTTAACCTATTTCTCGATAACGAGGGCACACTTCGATGTGGCAGCCGTGTACACAATGCAGCATTGGACTATGTCACGAAATTTCCAGCGTTGCTGCCTTCCCACCATGAATTCACTAAACTGGTCGTTCTGAAAGCACACGAACGCGTATTCCACGGAGGAGTCCAGTCGACTGTAACACAAATTCGTCAACAGTACTGGATACCGAAAATACGACGTATCGTTAGCAAGATTCTTCACAACTGTGTTACCTGTCTTAAAGTTGAAGGAAAGCCGTACACTAACCCAGTCCAAGCTCCGCTGCCTGCATATCGCGTGAACATCACCCCTCCATTCAGTGTGACGGGGGTCGACTTCACGGGGGCTCTCCTCACCAAGGCTATTGATGGTAAACAAAACAAGGCATACGTGTGCCTGTTTACCTGTGCGGTTACACGGGCCATACACTTGGAATTGGTACCGGATTTGACGACTAAAACATTTCTACTTGCGTTCGCCGTTTTGCTGCAAGACGATCCCTGCCTAGCCGAATGTTATCCGACAACGCCTCGACGTACATCTCTGGAGCCGAGGAGATACGCTCCTTGCTCGACACGCCTGATGTTCGAGATTATCTCTCATCTCAGCGAGTGA
- the LOC139148041 gene encoding enteropeptidase-like isoform X2 — MLPIRGVYDRIYLKFTEIDLYSSISDDCSGSDVITVTDSTGAVDETLCQNDDIRSVDIPADVISLNITFDSSGIQTTAYKGFQATFSLYYQPLLVCSGDDFSCTNGRCISIALRCDGFDHCGDNSDEEDCPSTSLDVEVIAGIAGGSFAFLVLAATCAYCCCKKKTSSAPSSSIKPVDTGMKTIATTGIATGPVDPTKDFVSYETAARGEVQKQPFGGQSGHDGPGYGYYDPGFPDDGPLHLPAPVD, encoded by the exons ATGCTGCCAATCAGAGGAGTATATGATAGAATCTACCTGAAGTTCACGGAAATTGACCTATACTCATCAATCTCAGACG ATTGCAGTGGTTCTGACGTCATCACGGTGACCGATTCCACTGGGGCCGTCGACGAAACTCTCTGCCAAAATGACGATATACGCAGCGTCGACATCCCGGCTGACGTCATAAGCTTGAACATAACGTTCGACAGTAGCGGTATCCAAACCACTGCCTACAAGGGTTTCCAGGCGACATTCTCTCTGTACTATCAGCCCCTACTCG TTTGTTCTGGTGACGATTTCTCCTGCACGAACGGAAGATGCATCTCTATCGCTCTGAGGTGCGATGGATTTGACCACTGCGGAGATAATTCGGATGAAGAGGACTGCCCATCAA CTTCTCTTGATGTGGAAGTAATAGCCGGAATAGCCGggggttcatttgcatttttggtcTTGGCTGCTACCTGTGCATATTGTTGCTGCAAGAAGAAAACATCCTCGGCGCCGTCCTCGTCGATTAAACCCGTTGATACCGGCATGAAGACAATCGCTACCACGGGCATTGCAACCGG GCCGGTTGACCCCACGAAAGACTTCGTCTCCTACGAAACCGCAGCACGCGGGGAAGTACAGAAACAGCCATTTGGAGGACAGAGCGGACACGATGGCCCTGGCTATGGCTATTACGATCCGGGCTTCCCGGACGACGGACCCCTCCACCTCCCTGCACCCGTTGACTGA
- the LOC139148041 gene encoding procollagen C-endopeptidase enhancer 2-like isoform X1 — protein MRRASLLAILGAVLCLPKSLSSEYGDSDRGAVLYRAKRDVGYCGGTFTDIAGEFSSPQYPSNYNGNQECYYYITVPDGFYIVLQFTTFVLESSTIGDYVEIYNSHQSQNRIGIYYETTGPGVVQSSGSELLVTFYSDSSVSAQGFLAKYMVATRDYSSGTGTCGGTYSNFESGAFTSPFFPIGYLPGLDCYYSISMPTAGSKIQVEILYILTEASYDYVEVHDGNSAEATSLGNLVGHLCQAPLLQAAPSSLFTSTRTVQIEASMPYTD, from the exons ATGAGGAGAGCGTCTCTCTTGGCAATTCTTGGGGCTGTACTTTGTTTGCCAAAATCTCTGAGTTCAGAATATGGCGACAGTGACAGAGGGGCTGTGTTGTATAGAG CAAAGAGAGATGTAGGCTATTGCGGAGGAACTTTCACGGACATCGCGGGCGAGTTTTCGTCTCCTCAATACCCAAGCAACTACAACGGTAACCAGGAATGTTACTACTACATAACAGTCCCTGATGGTTTTTATATTGTG TTACAGTTTACGACTTTTGTACTCGAGAGTAGTACCATTGGGGACTATGTCGAGATCTACAATAGCCACCAGTCCCAGAACAGAATTGGGATTTACTACGAAACAACCGGCCCGGGGGTCGTCCAGTCTTCGGGCTCAGAGCTCCTAGTAACCTTCTACTCGGACTCCTCGGTTAGTGCCCAAGGGTTCCTGGCAAAGTACATGGTGGCGACTCGCGACTACTCGTCCGGCACGGGTACTTGTGGAGGCACCTACAGCAATTTTGAATCGGGTGCTTTCACATCCCCGTTCTTTCCGATCGGGTATCTTCCCGGTTTAGATTGCTACTACTCAATATCAATGCCAACGGCTGGAAGTAAGATACAG GTAGAAATTCTATATATACTGACGGAGGCTTCATACGACTATGTTGAAGTCCATGATGGTAATTCGGCAGAGGCCACATCCCTTGGTAATTTAGTGGGTCATCTTTGCCAAGCCCCGTTACTTCAAGCGGCCCCGAGCTCTTTGTTCACTTCCACTCGGACGGTGCAAATAGAGGCTTCTATGCCATATACCGACTAG